One genomic window of Stegostoma tigrinum isolate sSteTig4 unplaced genomic scaffold, sSteTig4.hap1 scaffold_181, whole genome shotgun sequence includes the following:
- the LOC132207861 gene encoding utrophin-like isoform X2 has product MNSKMMRYISRTSQEPTPEERAQRIAKAVRKQSTEVKENWEQLKTRASNWQKQVEKALEKLQELQKALDDLEAHVITAEGVHTDWQPVGDLLIDSLQDHIDKTTGKDYLQNLRLGFERQQPLFWRDNGNCRCWRMRDNTVWNWTKTAGQASS; this is encoded by the exons aacctaccccggaagagagagcccagagaattgccaaagctgtccgcaaacagtcaacagaagtgaaggaaaattgggagcaattgaaaacccgtgcaagcaactggcagaaacaggtggaaaaggcgttggagaaacttcaagaactgcagaaagctctggatgatcttgaggctcatgtgataacagctgagggggtccacactgattggcaacctgtgggtgacctgcttattgactcattgcaggatcacattgataaaaccaca ggtaaggactatctgcaaaatctgagattgggttttgaaagacagcagcctttgttttggagagataatgggaactgcagatgctggagaatgcgagataacaccgtgtggaactggacgaagacagcaggccaagcatcatcttag